In a genomic window of Methylobacter sp. YRD-M1:
- a CDS encoding Gfo/Idh/MocA family protein produces the protein MLRIGIIGYGYWGPNLVRNFAETPGLTVAGVADLDQKRLETVQKRYPGVKTTIRFQDLLEDPSIDAIAVATPVSTHFELGMAVLKAGKHLWLEKPMTESSLQARMLVDEAEMRKRVLIVDHTFIYTGAIRKMAEIIQQEDLGDIYYYDSVRINLGLFQRDVNVISDLAVHDFSILDFLLREQPVEVSVAGTNHFPGTPENLAYISLFYNSGMIAHSNVSWLAPVKVRQILLGGSKKMISYDDLEPSEKIKIYDKGVSFTDDPQKIYQMRVGYRTGDMWAPQLDTTEALRVEGEHFVDCIENDKVPLTDGSLGLRVVELIEAATRSMNERGRAVKIKGTPMWQGRVVA, from the coding sequence ATGTTAAGAATAGGTATTATTGGCTACGGTTACTGGGGGCCCAATCTGGTAAGAAATTTCGCCGAAACACCGGGGCTTACAGTGGCCGGTGTAGCAGATCTGGATCAAAAAAGACTCGAAACCGTTCAAAAACGTTATCCGGGCGTTAAAACCACAATCCGTTTTCAGGATCTGCTTGAGGATCCATCCATCGATGCCATCGCGGTAGCGACTCCCGTCAGTACCCATTTCGAATTGGGAATGGCAGTTCTTAAGGCCGGCAAGCATCTATGGCTAGAAAAGCCTATGACAGAGTCATCGCTGCAGGCACGCATGCTGGTCGACGAAGCCGAGATGCGGAAGCGCGTATTGATCGTTGATCATACGTTTATTTATACGGGAGCGATCCGCAAGATGGCGGAAATCATACAGCAAGAAGATCTTGGCGATATTTATTACTACGACTCGGTGCGGATCAATCTCGGTTTGTTTCAACGCGATGTTAACGTTATCTCCGATTTGGCCGTACACGACTTTTCCATTCTTGATTTTCTGCTTAGAGAACAGCCGGTGGAAGTCTCTGTCGCCGGCACTAATCACTTTCCAGGTACACCGGAGAATCTGGCCTACATTTCCCTGTTCTATAATTCAGGGATGATCGCGCACAGCAACGTAAGCTGGCTGGCGCCGGTGAAGGTGCGCCAGATCCTGCTTGGAGGCAGCAAGAAGATGATCTCTTACGATGATCTTGAGCCAAGTGAAAAGATCAAAATTTACGACAAGGGCGTCAGCTTCACCGATGACCCTCAAAAAATATACCAAATGCGGGTCGGCTACCGTACCGGTGACATGTGGGCGCCGCAGCTAGACACGACAGAGGCCTTACGCGTCGAAGGAGAGCATTTCGTCGACTGCATCGAAAACGACAAAGTCCCACTGACTGACGGCTCTTTGGGGTTGCGTGTGGTGGAATTAATTGAAGCGGCGACCCGCTCGATGAATGAGCGCGGGCGGGCCGTCAAAATCAAAGGAACGCCCATGTGGCAAGGAAGGGTAGTAGCATGA
- a CDS encoding DegT/DnrJ/EryC1/StrS family aminotransferase → MKHFESRSDLALFGAPPAFPEPLHVGRPNMGSQEAFQSYMNDIFNRRWLSNNGPLVQEFERLLAEFLGVKHCVAMCNGTVALEIAIRALELKGEVIMPSYTFVATAHALQWQEITPVFADIDPNTHNLDPEAVLRMITPKTTGIIGVHLWGRSSPVDDLQTIANDYGLKLMFDAAHAFGCSYKGEMIGGFGACEVFSFHATKFFNTFEGGAVVTSNDDLARKMRLMKNFGFSGYDNVIYPGTNGKMTEIAAAMGLVNLDAIGEFVEANRRNHEQYSMQLNEIKGISVLAYDEHEHNNYQYVVAEVSDELPVNRDEIIHALHAENVLARRYFWPGCHNMQPYKAFYPNAGVMLPNTKTVADRVIVLPTGITLPENAIDVVASVMRLLTSQ, encoded by the coding sequence ATGAAACACTTTGAGTCCCGCTCCGATCTGGCTCTGTTTGGGGCTCCGCCGGCGTTCCCGGAGCCGCTGCACGTCGGCCGGCCGAACATGGGAAGCCAGGAAGCCTTTCAGTCGTATATGAATGATATTTTTAACCGGCGCTGGTTGAGCAACAACGGCCCGCTGGTCCAGGAGTTCGAGCGTTTGCTGGCGGAATTCCTCGGCGTGAAGCATTGCGTGGCAATGTGCAACGGTACGGTCGCGCTGGAGATTGCGATTCGCGCACTGGAGTTGAAGGGCGAGGTGATCATGCCGTCCTACACTTTTGTTGCAACGGCTCACGCGCTGCAATGGCAGGAGATTACCCCCGTGTTTGCGGATATCGATCCGAACACCCACAATCTCGATCCGGAGGCGGTGCTCAGGATGATTACGCCAAAAACCACCGGGATAATCGGCGTTCATTTATGGGGGCGAAGTTCTCCAGTGGATGATCTGCAGACAATTGCCAATGATTATGGATTGAAGCTGATGTTCGACGCCGCCCATGCTTTCGGGTGTTCCTACAAAGGGGAAATGATTGGCGGCTTTGGAGCGTGTGAAGTCTTCAGCTTCCACGCCACTAAGTTCTTTAATACCTTCGAAGGCGGAGCAGTGGTCACCAGTAATGATGACCTCGCCAGAAAAATGCGGTTGATGAAGAACTTTGGCTTCTCAGGCTACGACAATGTGATTTATCCCGGCACGAACGGGAAAATGACCGAGATTGCTGCGGCGATGGGGCTGGTCAATCTCGATGCCATTGGCGAGTTTGTCGAGGCTAACCGTCGTAATCATGAGCAGTATTCCATGCAGCTGAATGAGATAAAAGGGATATCGGTCCTCGCTTATGATGAGCACGAACACAATAATTACCAATATGTGGTGGCCGAAGTCAGCGATGAATTACCCGTAAACCGGGATGAGATCATTCACGCTCTCCATGCGGAGAATGTGCTGGCAAGACGTTATTTCTGGCCCGGATGCCACAACATGCAGCCTTACAAAGCATTTTATCCCAATGCGGGAGTGATGCTGCCAAATACTAAAACTGTGGCAGATCGCGTCATCGTGCTGCCGACAGGGATAACTCTGCCAGAAAACGCAATAGATGTAGTTGCTTCAGTAATGCGATTACTGACATCACAGTAG
- a CDS encoding exopolysaccharide biosynthesis polyprenyl glycosylphosphotransferase, with protein sequence MKKSEDLFVESAPFPDPIGNPAHYQANFDEFFYDANFIEQLRLEKQRAQRSRFTLSILLLTLDKEIDDQFVNMNKILDIVREKIRSTDICGFVNHKTIGVLLPDTDEKGAKELCDKLLYENKNPQFFSTISTYPDHIFESLAKNGSIHPNTFPFELEKATGTLWFKFLLKRGIDIVGSITGMLIFMPVMLAAALAIKATSPGPVIFRQTRLGKQGKPFTFYKFRSMHVNMDDQIHREYVRSLINGDHEKVNQGDVEKPFFKIKSDPRITNVGKFIRKTSIDELPQFLNVLKGDMSLVGPRPPLAYEAEKYQAWHLRRILEMKPGLTGLWQVQGRSKTGWDDTVRLDIRYIRNWSLTLDLKIILRTVKVVLKCRGAV encoded by the coding sequence ATGAAAAAGAGCGAAGATTTATTTGTAGAGTCAGCGCCATTTCCCGACCCAATCGGTAATCCAGCCCATTATCAGGCTAATTTCGATGAATTTTTTTACGATGCTAATTTTATCGAGCAGTTGCGCCTTGAGAAGCAGCGGGCGCAACGGTCTAGATTCACGTTATCAATTCTATTGCTGACGCTTGATAAAGAGATTGATGATCAATTCGTGAACATGAACAAGATTTTAGATATTGTTCGGGAAAAAATACGAAGTACTGATATCTGTGGCTTTGTCAATCATAAAACTATAGGGGTGCTCCTGCCCGATACGGACGAGAAAGGCGCCAAAGAACTCTGTGACAAGTTGCTTTATGAAAATAAAAATCCACAATTTTTTTCTACCATATCGACTTATCCTGATCATATATTCGAAAGCCTGGCAAAAAATGGAAGTATTCATCCAAATACTTTCCCTTTCGAGCTGGAGAAAGCAACAGGTACTTTATGGTTTAAATTTTTGTTAAAAAGAGGGATCGATATCGTAGGCTCAATTACCGGTATGCTCATTTTTATGCCTGTAATGTTAGCTGCGGCATTAGCCATCAAAGCCACTTCTCCGGGACCTGTTATTTTCAGGCAAACGCGCTTGGGTAAGCAAGGAAAGCCTTTTACATTCTATAAATTTCGATCCATGCATGTGAATATGGATGATCAAATACATCGTGAATATGTCCGAAGTCTTATCAATGGTGATCATGAAAAAGTCAATCAGGGCGATGTGGAAAAACCGTTTTTTAAAATCAAATCCGATCCCAGGATAACTAACGTCGGAAAATTCATCCGAAAAACCAGTATTGATGAATTGCCGCAGTTTCTTAATGTGTTAAAGGGCGATATGAGCCTGGTTGGACCGAGACCGCCACTTGCTTATGAGGCTGAGAAATACCAGGCTTGGCACCTGAGGCGAATATTAGAGATGAAGCCTGGGCTCACTGGGCTCTGGCAGGTACAAGGGCGGAGCAAAACAGGATGGGATGATACGGTGAGGCTCGATATTCGGTATATTCGGAATTGGTCTTTAACACTCGATCTAAAGATTATATTAAGAACGGTCAAGGTAGTCTTAAAGTGCAGAGGTGCCGTGTAA
- a CDS encoding WbqC family protein, translating to MITTGMQPYLFPYIGYFQLLECSDIFVVGDDMQYIKGGWINRNRILIDQEPSWLTLPIRDDSADLPINQRYYVEDQTVRSKTLRRIECAYRKAPYFKDIYPVIADIMNFGSNNVSEFNTNAIRRLANLLNIQCRILVSSELEKNNSLKGQDRVIEINRCVGASHYINPVGGMALYKERDFLKFGIELSFLRPDNVQYHQFAEPFVPSLSIIDVLMFNGIPGTSELLAKYDLIKPERWLAETDNHQQEAEPALIPIYGS from the coding sequence ATGATTACAACAGGCATGCAACCGTACCTTTTTCCATATATCGGATATTTCCAGTTATTGGAATGCAGCGATATTTTCGTCGTCGGAGACGATATGCAGTATATAAAAGGAGGATGGATCAATAGAAATCGCATCTTGATTGATCAGGAACCTAGCTGGTTGACGCTGCCCATCCGCGATGATTCAGCGGATTTGCCTATCAATCAAAGGTATTACGTCGAAGACCAGACTGTGCGCAGCAAGACCCTGAGGCGTATCGAGTGCGCTTATAGAAAAGCACCGTATTTCAAGGATATTTATCCTGTTATCGCAGACATAATGAACTTTGGCTCAAACAATGTCAGCGAGTTTAATACCAACGCTATTCGCCGCTTAGCAAACTTGCTGAACATTCAATGCCGAATTTTAGTGTCTTCCGAATTGGAAAAAAACAATTCACTGAAAGGTCAGGACCGCGTTATTGAGATCAATCGTTGTGTAGGTGCCAGTCATTATATAAACCCGGTAGGAGGGATGGCGCTTTATAAAGAGCGTGACTTTCTCAAGTTTGGGATTGAACTGAGTTTTCTTCGACCTGATAACGTTCAGTATCATCAGTTTGCCGAACCTTTTGTCCCTTCTCTGTCAATCATTGATGTGCTGATGTTTAACGGGATTCCGGGCACTTCCGAGCTTTTAGCGAAATACGATCTGATCAAACCGGAGCGGTGGCTTGCTGAGACGGATAATCACCAGCAAGAAGCAGAGCCGGCACTTATACCGATATATGGTAGTTAA
- a CDS encoding DegT/DnrJ/EryC1/StrS family aminotransferase — translation MIPFVDLKAQYAGIKDDINAAIQGVLETSQFTLGSEVAAFEDEFSAFCQARYGIGVNTGTSALHLALLAAGIGPGDEVITVPFTFVATVAAIHYTGAKPVFVDIDPRTFTIDVNAIESAITDRTKAIIPVHLYGHPADMDPILHIARQHGLIVIEDACQAHGSEYKGRRVGSIGDMGCFSFYPGKNLGAYGEGGMVVTNNAEYTRTIRMLRDWGAEQKYQHVLKGYNFRLEGMQGAVLRVKLRHLHNWTESRRQVASYYDELLSGSGVPTPEAMPYARHVYHIYAIRARQRSEWQQALQAKGVQTGIHYPIPVHLLPAYADLGYTKGDFPHAEQAADEELSLPMFAELSQAQCEEVCEAIAEMLSDQVESVEL, via the coding sequence ATGATTCCATTTGTTGACCTCAAAGCCCAGTATGCCGGGATTAAGGATGATATTAACGCCGCCATTCAGGGTGTATTGGAAACCAGCCAGTTTACCTTGGGAAGCGAAGTGGCAGCGTTTGAGGATGAGTTCTCCGCCTTTTGTCAGGCCCGATACGGGATCGGCGTGAACACCGGAACCAGCGCTTTGCACCTTGCTCTTCTCGCAGCCGGAATTGGTCCCGGCGATGAGGTGATAACCGTTCCATTCACATTTGTGGCGACTGTGGCGGCAATTCACTATACCGGCGCCAAGCCCGTGTTTGTGGACATCGATCCGCGCACCTTTACGATAGATGTGAATGCGATCGAGAGCGCAATCACCGACAGGACCAAAGCTATCATCCCCGTGCACCTGTATGGTCATCCGGCGGACATGGACCCCATTCTGCACATTGCCAGGCAACATGGCCTGATCGTGATTGAGGATGCCTGTCAAGCCCACGGCAGTGAATATAAGGGGCGGCGCGTAGGCAGTATAGGCGATATGGGATGCTTCAGTTTTTACCCCGGCAAAAACCTCGGTGCTTATGGGGAAGGCGGCATGGTGGTTACCAATAACGCCGAATATACCCGTACCATCCGGATGCTCCGTGACTGGGGAGCCGAACAGAAATACCAGCATGTCCTCAAGGGCTACAACTTTCGCTTGGAAGGCATGCAGGGGGCAGTACTCAGAGTCAAGCTGCGCCATTTGCATAACTGGACCGAATCACGACGGCAAGTTGCCTCGTATTATGACGAGCTCTTATCCGGCAGCGGCGTACCAACGCCTGAGGCAATGCCTTATGCGCGGCATGTGTACCATATTTATGCGATTCGCGCCCGGCAGCGAAGTGAATGGCAACAGGCATTGCAAGCCAAGGGAGTCCAGACTGGCATCCATTATCCGATTCCCGTGCATCTCCTGCCGGCCTATGCAGACCTGGGCTATACAAAAGGGGATTTTCCTCATGCAGAGCAGGCAGCCGATGAAGAGCTTTCCCTTCCTATGTTCGCTGAGTTAAGTCAAGCGCAGTGCGAGGAAGTTTGTGAAGCCATAGCAGAGATGCTTTCGGATCAGGTGGAGTCTGTTGAACTTTGA
- a CDS encoding acyltransferase, producing MIKENVVLGEGVAIYHPELVNLYGCTIGEGSKIGTFVEIQKGASVGARCKISSHTFICEGVDIEDGVFIGHGVMFTNDVYPSAVNSDGGLQTEEDWQVVKTHIKTRASIGSNATILCGITIGEGALIGAGAVVTRDVPDYSIVTGVPARVVGDIRVRDKGDTAPASLV from the coding sequence ATGATTAAAGAGAATGTAGTTTTAGGCGAGGGGGTTGCTATATATCACCCTGAGCTTGTAAATCTCTACGGTTGCACGATTGGAGAAGGTTCCAAGATCGGTACATTCGTTGAGATACAAAAAGGCGCTTCCGTGGGAGCCCGCTGCAAAATATCCAGTCACACGTTTATTTGTGAAGGTGTCGACATCGAAGACGGTGTTTTCATAGGCCATGGCGTTATGTTCACCAATGATGTTTATCCAAGCGCTGTTAACTCGGATGGCGGCCTGCAAACTGAGGAAGATTGGCAGGTAGTCAAAACCCATATTAAGACGCGGGCATCTATCGGCAGCAATGCAACCATTCTTTGCGGCATTACGATAGGCGAGGGCGCCTTGATTGGCGCCGGGGCTGTGGTAACGCGCGATGTGCCGGATTATTCGATCGTAACCGGCGTTCCTGCCCGAGTTGTCGGGGATATACGCGTACGGGATAAAGGCGACACGGCGCCGGCCAGTCTGGTCTAG
- a CDS encoding ABC transporter transmembrane domain-containing protein, protein MKHTASKTRPGPFISKSIQPDSTQHLSSLRGLWPFLRPYRGRMGLAFILLCLGSATILLVPLAFRDLIDAGFGQRQNTDAGLLNSLSLNGRFAVLFGLASLWAVTISTRYYMVSWLGERVTADLRSAVYARVLAQTPQFFETLQTGEVLSRLTGDTTLIQTVVGSSISMGLRSLFQLTGGMVMLAVTSFYLFSLNLGLMALLMLPILVIGRQVKKLSREAQDKIADASALAGEILNAVTTVQAYTQEQQETRRFAERAEVSFMTAIRRTRVRALLTVLIIMAVMGVIIFVLWIGVNQVHAGLMTGGQLASFILYAALVAGGSGTLAEVWGDIMRAAGATGRLLELLHARPAIVDACPHQPLPQPDKAEIQFENVTFHYPSRMQVAALNRITLDIAFGESVALVGPSGAGKTTLFQLLLRFYEVTNGTIRFNGQDIRQISLQDLRDKIAIVPQDPVIFSANALENIRYGRPTASDDEVMAAACSAQVEEFVRRLPEGYQTFLGERGTRLSGGQRQRIAIARAILKNAPLLLLDEATSALDAESEILVQEGLNAAMQGRTTLIIAHRLATVKKVSRIIVMDQGRIVEIGAPDDLRKQSGLYARLASLQFDV, encoded by the coding sequence ATGAAACATACAGCATCCAAAACACGACCGGGGCCATTTATCTCGAAATCAATCCAGCCTGACTCTACCCAACACCTGTCTTCATTGAGAGGACTGTGGCCGTTCCTCCGCCCTTATCGGGGACGGATGGGCCTGGCGTTTATTCTGCTGTGCCTGGGCTCGGCCACGATTCTGTTGGTGCCGCTGGCGTTTCGCGACCTGATCGATGCCGGCTTTGGGCAGCGGCAAAACACCGATGCCGGGCTGTTAAATTCGCTGAGCCTGAACGGGCGCTTCGCGGTTCTGTTCGGGCTGGCGAGCCTGTGGGCAGTGACAATCTCGACGCGTTATTACATGGTAAGCTGGCTGGGTGAACGGGTCACGGCGGATTTGCGCAGTGCCGTGTATGCGCGCGTGCTGGCGCAGACCCCACAGTTTTTCGAGACCTTGCAAACCGGCGAAGTGCTGTCGCGTCTGACCGGCGATACCACTCTGATCCAGACTGTAGTCGGCAGCTCTATTTCGATGGGCTTGCGAAGCCTGTTCCAACTGACCGGCGGCATGGTCATGCTGGCAGTGACCAGTTTTTATCTGTTCTCCCTGAACCTGGGTCTGATGGCCTTGCTGATGCTGCCTATTCTGGTCATCGGCCGTCAGGTGAAAAAGCTCTCGCGCGAAGCTCAGGACAAAATCGCGGACGCCTCGGCGCTAGCCGGCGAGATCCTCAATGCGGTAACGACAGTTCAGGCCTATACCCAGGAACAGCAGGAAACCCGTCGCTTCGCTGAGCGAGCGGAAGTGAGCTTCATGACGGCCATCCGGCGCACCCGCGTGCGTGCACTGCTGACGGTGCTCATTATCATGGCAGTCATGGGCGTCATTATCTTCGTGTTATGGATCGGCGTGAATCAGGTGCATGCAGGCCTCATGACAGGCGGACAACTGGCTTCATTCATCCTGTACGCGGCTTTGGTGGCGGGCGGATCAGGCACTTTGGCAGAAGTATGGGGCGACATCATGCGGGCGGCAGGCGCAACCGGGCGCTTGCTGGAACTGCTCCATGCCAGGCCCGCCATTGTCGATGCCTGCCCGCATCAACCGCTGCCGCAGCCCGATAAAGCAGAAATTCAATTCGAAAACGTCACTTTCCATTACCCGTCGCGAATGCAGGTGGCTGCGCTTAATCGCATCACGCTCGACATTGCCTTTGGCGAAAGCGTCGCGCTGGTTGGGCCTTCCGGTGCCGGCAAAACCACCCTGTTCCAGCTGTTATTGCGTTTTTACGAGGTAACAAACGGCACCATTCGCTTCAACGGGCAGGATATCCGCCAGATCTCCCTGCAAGACTTACGGGACAAAATTGCCATCGTGCCGCAGGATCCGGTGATCTTCTCGGCCAATGCCCTGGAAAATATCCGCTATGGCCGTCCCACAGCCAGCGATGATGAAGTCATGGCCGCCGCCTGTTCTGCGCAGGTGGAAGAATTCGTCCGCCGCCTGCCGGAAGGCTATCAGACATTTCTGGGCGAGCGCGGCACGCGCCTGTCTGGCGGCCAGCGCCAGCGCATCGCCATCGCCCGTGCGATTTTAAAAAATGCGCCGCTGTTGCTGCTCGATGAAGCCACCAGCGCCCTGGATGCGGAATCCGAAATCCTTGTGCAAGAGGGGTTAAATGCGGCCATGCAGGGCCGCACAACCCTGATCATAGCCCACCGGTTGGCCACCGTGAAAAAGGTCAGCCGCATCATCGTGATGGACCAGGGGCGTATTGTCGAAATCGGCGCGCCGGACGATTTGCGCAAACAGAGCGGGCTTTACGCCAGGCTTGCAAGCTTGCAATTCGATGTTTAA
- a CDS encoding endonuclease/exonuclease/phosphatase family protein produces the protein MKISIATFNAENLVTADKPIYEESHPHYSQAQYRKKTDWIRNQLLKMNADIIGFQEIFEEQALRDCLTGTYMENWSLYVANPAGKNPVNAVLSRFPIVKTEVIEKLPFTFDFFDDKKMTEPSDSAPVNIPLKKFSRGVLKAEIKINENLLVLVVVLHLKSKRPLLPDSIDRDTATYPELAKGNVRSLIRRAIESCGVRQILSAEIDQDETKPIFILGDLNDNDTAVTNQAIIGEDPFHKLPREERVKRWQHVFQNCKDIQARKSIENFHYTYIHNGHYESLDNIFVSNHFADLNARKIGRIIDVRLYNDHVIDDKTSMDKKPIHVTDHGQVVANIYVPEPNPPVPATPHT, from the coding sequence ATGAAAATCTCGATTGCTACGTTCAATGCAGAAAACCTTGTCACGGCAGATAAGCCAATTTATGAGGAATCACACCCTCATTACAGCCAAGCTCAGTACCGGAAAAAAACAGACTGGATAAGGAATCAGCTTTTGAAAATGAATGCTGACATTATCGGCTTTCAAGAAATCTTTGAAGAACAGGCGCTCAGGGATTGTTTAACAGGAACCTACATGGAAAACTGGTCTCTCTATGTTGCCAATCCTGCTGGCAAAAATCCCGTCAATGCTGTTTTAAGCAGATTCCCTATTGTTAAAACAGAGGTGATTGAGAAATTGCCGTTCACTTTTGATTTCTTTGATGACAAGAAGATGACTGAGCCTTCGGATAGCGCCCCGGTCAATATCCCTTTGAAAAAGTTTTCGAGAGGCGTTTTAAAGGCAGAAATCAAAATCAATGAAAATCTCTTGGTTTTAGTGGTTGTTCTGCACTTAAAATCAAAAAGACCACTATTGCCTGACAGCATTGATCGTGATACAGCAACTTATCCCGAACTGGCAAAAGGCAATGTGCGTTCTTTAATCAGAAGGGCAATTGAATCCTGCGGCGTCAGACAGATTTTGTCAGCCGAAATCGATCAAGACGAAACAAAACCGATTTTCATTTTAGGCGACTTAAACGATAACGACACCGCCGTGACCAATCAAGCCATCATTGGCGAAGATCCCTTCCATAAGCTTCCGAGAGAGGAAAGAGTAAAAAGATGGCAGCACGTCTTCCAAAACTGCAAAGATATCCAGGCACGCAAAAGCATTGAAAATTTTCATTACACCTACATTCACAACGGACATTACGAAAGCCTTGACAATATATTTGTCAGCAATCATTTTGCCGACCTGAATGCCAGGAAAATAGGCCGGATAATTGATGTCCGCTTATATAACGATCATGTCATTGATGACAAAACGTCAATGGATAAAAAACCGATCCATGTGACAGACCACGGACAGGTTGTGGCCAATATCTACGTACCCGAACCAAACCCTCCGGTTCCGGCCACGCCGCATACATAA
- a CDS encoding GNAT family N-acetyltransferase → MILIKKAFNQYVPARLQQPLRRLFIEPLKEVGRIILKDIWLPIYRIEQSGLTAILIGHQACDPYLINLLYAEYLKPIRIGTVPIWSLSRVMRRWQEKADVIIFRNRRFRPRGAFARRMLIMPYYVAQSIDLPPPDADLLAFFYNSTTRRDLKRIRDAEFKYEITQDPAQLDFFYHQMLRPFIQDRHRDAADILPWDAFRLAYEKMELLLLHKAGQPVAGNLNLQTNDCYTLHVLGVLNADKELLKAGTIAACYWFSIVEAHRRGCATVSMQCARPFLKDGVLAYKKKWRGRIVADHRERELWILPCGNRPPMHRFLEENPFICEQDDRLVSLIFLGSHTVLNDKELSSYLRDCHFQGDRLSTYVVLLNGEWAARTETIETILRELPQPSHILDLSNDSLAELPELISNWQDLRHGSPSEFPELAYSRS, encoded by the coding sequence ATGATACTTATCAAGAAAGCTTTTAATCAATACGTGCCAGCCAGGCTTCAACAACCGCTCAGGCGGCTCTTCATCGAGCCACTGAAAGAGGTTGGCCGTATCATTTTGAAGGATATCTGGCTGCCGATCTATCGAATTGAGCAATCCGGATTAACGGCAATCCTGATTGGTCATCAGGCATGTGACCCCTATTTAATAAACTTACTATATGCTGAATACCTTAAGCCCATAAGAATCGGCACTGTGCCGATCTGGAGTCTGAGCCGGGTGATGCGGCGCTGGCAGGAGAAAGCGGATGTCATCATTTTTCGGAACAGAAGATTCCGGCCTCGAGGCGCATTTGCCCGCCGCATGCTGATCATGCCGTACTATGTCGCACAATCCATTGATCTTCCGCCCCCGGATGCCGACTTGCTGGCCTTCTTCTATAACTCTACAACCCGGCGCGATCTGAAGAGGATCCGGGACGCTGAATTTAAATATGAAATCACCCAAGACCCGGCACAACTGGATTTCTTTTATCACCAGATGCTCCGGCCATTTATCCAGGATCGACACCGCGACGCCGCTGATATTCTTCCATGGGACGCCTTCAGGCTGGCTTATGAAAAAATGGAATTGCTGCTGCTTCACAAGGCGGGTCAGCCAGTAGCCGGCAACCTGAATTTACAAACCAACGATTGTTATACTTTGCATGTGCTTGGCGTTCTTAATGCCGACAAGGAGCTGCTCAAGGCAGGCACTATCGCAGCCTGCTATTGGTTTTCGATAGTCGAGGCGCACCGCCGCGGCTGCGCCACGGTGAGCATGCAATGCGCGCGCCCTTTCCTCAAAGACGGCGTTCTGGCTTACAAGAAGAAGTGGCGCGGCCGAATTGTCGCGGATCACAGAGAACGTGAACTGTGGATTCTGCCCTGCGGCAACCGCCCGCCAATGCACCGCTTCCTGGAAGAGAATCCGTTTATCTGTGAACAGGACGACCGGCTAGTGAGCCTGATTTTCCTCGGATCCCACACGGTCCTGAACGACAAGGAGCTATCCAGCTACTTGAGAGACTGTCATTTTCAGGGTGACCGACTGTCGACTTATGTCGTGTTGCTTAATGGTGAATGGGCGGCGCGGACGGAAACAATCGAAACTATACTGCGCGAACTTCCGCAGCCGAGCCACATACTGGACCTGTCCAATGACTCTCTGGCTGAACTTCCGGAACTGATCAGCAACTGGCAAGACCTGCGCCATGGCTCCCCGAGTGAGTTTCCGGAACTGGCCTATTCAAGATCATGA